One genomic segment of Streptomyces sp. RKND-216 includes these proteins:
- a CDS encoding fatty acid--CoA ligase family protein, with the protein MRDELIRRFTNFGTRTAILDQADGFTYQELLERIRYTQDVLEKHGVAPHDVVVVNGNYSLGSIATLLALFLNRNVVVPLVTLSERDLDTVTEHCRPRFLVTPDGAELGVEELAAPSSGPAAMIGRLSDEKAAGLVLLSSGSTGAPKVILHSLDALVGEKLEKRPRRSETPLNILMVLMFDHIGGINSLLSALLVGSTAVLPRERTPEEICRLIERHGIRVLPASPTFLNLILMGDYRRTYDLSSLRLVTYGTEPMSDELLKRVNRNFPGVRLLQTFGTSETGIATTTSESSSSTYFKISDAHVEYRIVDGELQLKSRTQFLGYLNYRDDSLTEDHWFRTGDLVEETADGYLRIRGRAKEVINVGGEKLLPLELESVLLSSPLIEDCVVYGRPNAITGQIVCVDIKPLGEPNRAALRKHVLEFLADKVEPFKIPSKISVVDSVGMSERLKKVRSSSRPGKT; encoded by the coding sequence GTGCGGGACGAACTGATACGGCGGTTCACCAACTTCGGCACACGAACCGCGATCCTCGACCAGGCGGACGGATTCACCTACCAGGAGCTCCTGGAGCGGATCCGGTACACGCAGGATGTACTGGAGAAGCACGGTGTGGCTCCGCACGACGTCGTGGTCGTGAACGGCAACTACTCGCTGGGTTCCATAGCGACCCTGCTCGCGCTGTTCCTCAACAGGAACGTCGTCGTCCCGCTGGTGACGCTCAGCGAGCGGGACCTGGACACCGTCACCGAGCACTGCAGGCCCCGGTTCCTGGTGACGCCGGACGGTGCCGAACTCGGTGTCGAGGAGCTCGCGGCGCCGTCGTCCGGACCCGCCGCCATGATCGGGCGGCTCAGCGACGAGAAGGCCGCGGGACTCGTCCTGCTCAGCAGCGGCAGCACCGGCGCCCCGAAGGTCATCCTGCACAGCCTCGACGCGCTGGTCGGGGAGAAGCTGGAAAAGCGCCCCCGGCGCAGCGAAACCCCGCTGAACATTCTCATGGTGCTGATGTTCGACCACATCGGTGGCATCAACTCCCTGCTCAGTGCGCTTCTCGTCGGCAGCACCGCGGTCCTGCCGCGCGAGCGCACCCCCGAGGAGATCTGCCGACTGATCGAGCGTCACGGCATCCGGGTACTGCCCGCGAGCCCGACGTTCCTCAATCTGATCCTCATGGGCGACTATCGCCGCACCTACGACCTCAGCAGTCTGCGGCTGGTCACCTACGGCACCGAACCGATGTCCGACGAACTGCTCAAGCGCGTCAACCGGAACTTTCCCGGAGTGCGGCTGCTCCAGACCTTCGGCACGAGCGAAACCGGGATCGCGACGACGACGAGTGAGTCGTCGAGCAGCACATACTTCAAGATCTCGGACGCCCACGTGGAATACCGGATCGTCGACGGCGAACTCCAGCTCAAGAGCAGGACCCAGTTCCTCGGGTATCTGAACTACCGCGACGACTCGCTGACCGAGGACCACTGGTTCAGGACCGGAGATCTGGTCGAGGAGACCGCGGACGGGTACCTCAGGATCAGGGGCCGGGCGAAGGAAGTCATCAACGTCGGTGGCGAGAAACTCCTCCCGCTCGAACTGGAATCCGTGCTGCTGAGCAGTCCGCTCATCGAGGACTGCGTGGTCTACGGCAGGCCGAACGCGATCACCGGGCAGATCGTGTGCGTGGACATCAAACCGCTGGGGGAACCGAACCGCGCGGCCCTGCGGAAGCACGTCCTCGAATTCCTCGCCGACAAGGTCGAGCCGTTCAAGATTCCTTCGAAGATCAGCGTGGTCGACTCCGTGGGGATGTCGGAACGCCTCAAGAAGGTGCGGTCGTCGTCGCGTCCCGGCAAGACCTGA
- a CDS encoding aldo/keto reductase, producing the protein MKHIKLGDLEVSRIGLGAMGMSFGYTGSGTSDAESVRAVHRALELGVTFLDTAEIYGPFTNEELVGRAIRGRRDDVVVATKFGLVSHAGGGPGVPDSSPANVRTSVEGSLRRLGTDYIDLYYQHRVDPGTPVEDTVGALAELVAEGKVRHIGLSEAGVGTIRRAHAVHPVTALQSEYSLWTRDPEADVLPALRELGIGFVAYSPLGHGFLTGGVRSTDDFDDTDLRATNPRFMGDNFRRNQPIADAVEAVAAEAGVTPAQTALAWLLARGDGVVPIPGTRRVTRVEENAAAETVELTAAQLARLDALPMAAGDHHTAEQRELMGL; encoded by the coding sequence GTGAAACACATCAAGCTGGGTGACCTCGAGGTGTCCCGGATCGGGCTGGGCGCCATGGGGATGTCCTTCGGCTACACCGGGTCGGGAACGAGTGACGCCGAATCGGTCCGCGCCGTCCACCGGGCGCTGGAGCTGGGCGTCACCTTCCTCGACACGGCCGAGATCTACGGCCCGTTCACCAACGAGGAGCTCGTCGGCCGCGCGATCAGGGGGCGCCGCGACGACGTCGTGGTGGCGACGAAGTTCGGCCTCGTCTCCCACGCGGGCGGCGGCCCCGGCGTGCCCGACAGCAGCCCGGCCAACGTCCGCACCAGCGTCGAGGGCTCCTTGCGGCGCCTGGGGACCGACTACATCGATCTGTACTACCAGCATCGGGTCGACCCGGGCACACCCGTCGAGGACACCGTCGGTGCCCTCGCCGAACTGGTCGCCGAGGGGAAGGTCCGCCACATCGGTCTCTCCGAGGCCGGCGTCGGCACCATCCGCCGTGCCCATGCGGTGCACCCGGTCACCGCGTTGCAGTCGGAGTACTCCCTGTGGACCCGCGACCCCGAGGCCGACGTCCTGCCGGCGCTGCGGGAGCTGGGCATCGGCTTCGTGGCCTACTCGCCGCTCGGCCACGGGTTCCTCACCGGCGGTGTCCGTTCGACCGACGACTTCGACGACACCGACCTGCGGGCGACCAACCCCCGGTTCATGGGGGACAACTTCCGGCGCAACCAGCCCATCGCCGACGCGGTGGAGGCCGTCGCCGCCGAGGCGGGGGTGACACCGGCCCAGACCGCCCTGGCCTGGCTGCTCGCGCGGGGCGACGGCGTCGTGCCCATCCCCGGCACCCGTCGCGTCACCCGCGTCGAAGAGAACGCTGCGGCGGAAACGGTGGAACTGACAGCGGCCCAGCTCGCCCGCCTCGACGCCCTCCCGATGGCCGCGGGCGACCACCACACCGCCGAGCAGAGGGAACTGATGGGACTCTGA
- a CDS encoding APC family permease gives MTAEPPTPSKPGQDHKLRRELGFWSLTGIAFGAIIGSGWLFGAFYGAAAAGPAAVLSWVIAGAALTLIALVLVELGSGTPESGGLVRWPFIANGPLAGTLVGWAVLLAVANSMAAQASAIVQYADRYLPGLFVDGSLSASGKAVGAALLLVLVVLNWFGVKLFARLNLVATVIKVLIPVVTVVALLVSSFHPGNVSAGGGFAPYGWSASLTAIAGAGIIYALNGFATPIELSGEARNPRRDIPRAVLTAIVLSVALNVVLQLAFVLAVPEASLGSGWTGLSFSSPFGELALLLNLGWLATLIYADAVFSPSGSTYVMVAAGSRETYGVAKNRGLPRRFAAVQDRTGVPRNALALNFVLSMVCLLPAEGWQEIIGMVGVLALLTYSLCTVAAGTFRVAAPERLAGWVRGLGWIAPAGFVVGSELVYWASWETLRTALPAMMAAVLLFVALRRRELDIMTELRTGLWLLAFMSWQLVLSGLGTFGGAGIVPAPWDTVAVAVCGVLTYHWGVRSGAAYLRRHPS, from the coding sequence ATGACGGCTGAACCCCCGACGCCTTCGAAGCCCGGCCAGGACCACAAGCTGCGCCGCGAGCTCGGATTCTGGAGCCTCACGGGGATCGCGTTCGGCGCGATCATCGGCTCCGGCTGGCTGTTCGGCGCCTTCTACGGTGCCGCCGCCGCGGGCCCTGCGGCCGTGCTGTCATGGGTCATCGCGGGTGCGGCGCTCACGTTGATCGCACTGGTCCTCGTCGAACTGGGCTCGGGGACCCCGGAGTCCGGCGGCTTGGTGCGCTGGCCCTTCATCGCCAACGGGCCGCTCGCCGGCACCCTCGTCGGCTGGGCCGTGCTGCTCGCCGTCGCCAACTCGATGGCGGCCCAGGCGTCCGCGATCGTGCAGTACGCGGACCGGTACCTGCCCGGGCTGTTCGTCGACGGCTCCCTGTCCGCGTCGGGCAAGGCCGTCGGCGCCGCGCTGCTGCTCGTGCTCGTCGTGCTGAACTGGTTCGGGGTCAAGCTGTTCGCACGCCTGAACCTCGTCGCCACCGTGATCAAGGTCCTGATACCGGTCGTCACCGTGGTGGCGCTGCTCGTGTCGAGCTTTCACCCCGGCAACGTCTCCGCCGGCGGCGGGTTCGCGCCCTACGGCTGGTCGGCCTCACTGACCGCGATCGCCGGGGCGGGGATCATCTACGCCCTCAACGGCTTCGCCACGCCGATCGAGCTGTCGGGCGAGGCACGCAACCCGCGCCGGGACATCCCCCGCGCGGTGCTGACCGCCATCGTGCTCTCCGTCGCGCTGAACGTCGTCCTGCAGCTCGCCTTCGTCCTCGCCGTGCCGGAGGCCAGCCTCGGCTCGGGCTGGACGGGGCTGAGCTTCTCCTCGCCGTTCGGCGAACTCGCCCTGCTCCTGAACCTGGGCTGGCTCGCCACTCTCATCTACGCCGACGCCGTGTTCTCGCCGTCGGGCTCGACGTACGTGATGGTCGCGGCCGGCAGCCGCGAGACGTACGGGGTGGCCAAGAACCGCGGGCTGCCGCGGCGGTTCGCCGCCGTGCAGGACCGGACCGGGGTGCCGAGGAACGCGCTGGCGCTGAACTTCGTGCTCAGCATGGTGTGCCTGCTCCCCGCCGAGGGCTGGCAGGAGATCATCGGCATGGTGGGCGTGCTCGCGCTGCTCACCTACTCGCTGTGCACCGTGGCCGCGGGCACCTTCCGCGTCGCGGCACCCGAGCGTCTCGCGGGCTGGGTCCGCGGGCTGGGCTGGATCGCTCCGGCCGGCTTCGTCGTCGGCTCGGAGCTGGTCTACTGGGCCTCGTGGGAGACGCTGCGCACGGCGCTGCCGGCGATGATGGCCGCAGTCCTCCTCTTCGTCGCACTGCGCCGCCGCGAACTCGACATCATGACCGAGCTGCGGACCGGGCTGTGGCTGCTCGCGTTCATGTCCTGGCAACTGGTCCTCTCCGGCCTCGGCACGTTCGGTGGCGCGGGGATCGTCCCCGCTCCGTGGGACACCGTCGCCGTGGCTGTGTGCGGGGTGCTCACCTACCACTGGGGGGTGCGCTCCGGCGCGGCGTACCTGCGTCGCCACCCGTCGTGA
- a CDS encoding PLP-dependent aminotransferase family protein, whose product MTRMSEGLSGGPADLADVPLETRLSTGPLHASVSDPALTSMTLLNEIAGRFPDAVSFAAGRPYEGFYDVADLGRYMSAFENHLTDALGLSPEATRRTFFQYGRTKGFIHHLIARHLRNDEGLDVEPESVVVTTGVQEATVLVLRALRTDTRDVVFAAYPSYVGFLGATRLVDMPVRSVREGPDGIDVADLEEKIRRARAEGLRPRAVYVVPDFANPSGASMPLADRRGLLDLAAREDVLVLEDNPYSMFHSGGERLPTLKSLDAERRVVYFGSFAKTAFAGARVGYVVADQSVVGGSLFADELAKLKSMLTLNTSTVAQAIIGGFLLENGCSVERASAREAEVYRGICGPYSPAWRSGSAQAGP is encoded by the coding sequence ATGACGCGTATGTCCGAGGGTCTGAGCGGTGGTCCCGCCGACCTGGCCGACGTGCCCCTGGAGACGCGTTTGTCCACCGGCCCGCTCCACGCGTCGGTGAGCGACCCCGCGCTCACTTCCATGACCTTGCTCAACGAGATCGCGGGACGGTTCCCCGACGCCGTGTCCTTCGCGGCCGGGCGCCCGTACGAGGGCTTCTACGACGTCGCCGACCTCGGCCGCTACATGAGCGCCTTCGAGAACCACCTCACGGACGCGCTCGGTCTGAGCCCCGAGGCCACACGGCGCACGTTCTTCCAGTACGGGCGCACCAAGGGTTTCATCCACCACCTGATCGCCCGGCACCTGCGGAACGACGAAGGGCTCGATGTCGAGCCCGAGTCGGTGGTCGTCACCACCGGCGTGCAGGAAGCGACGGTCCTGGTGCTCCGGGCGCTGCGGACTGACACCCGCGACGTCGTCTTCGCCGCGTACCCGTCGTATGTCGGGTTCCTCGGCGCGACACGCCTCGTCGACATGCCCGTGAGATCCGTGCGCGAGGGCCCGGACGGCATCGACGTGGCCGACCTGGAGGAAAAGATCCGCCGAGCCCGGGCCGAAGGGCTGCGCCCCCGCGCCGTCTACGTGGTACCCGACTTCGCCAACCCCAGCGGTGCCAGCATGCCGTTGGCGGACCGGCGCGGTCTACTCGACCTGGCCGCACGCGAGGACGTCCTCGTTCTCGAGGACAACCCGTACTCGATGTTCCACTCGGGCGGTGAACGGCTGCCCACGCTCAAGTCCCTGGACGCGGAGCGACGCGTGGTCTACTTCGGGTCGTTCGCCAAGACCGCCTTCGCCGGAGCGCGGGTGGGGTATGTGGTGGCGGACCAGTCCGTCGTCGGAGGCTCCCTGTTCGCGGACGAGCTGGCCAAGCTCAAGAGCATGCTCACCCTCAACACGTCGACGGTCGCCCAGGCAATCATCGGCGGATTCCTGCTGGAGAACGGCTGCAGCGTGGAGCGCGCCTCCGCGCGGGAGGCCGAGGTCTACCGCGGGATCTGCGGGCCGTACTCACCGGCCTGGAGGAGTGGTTCGGCGCAGGCGGGCCCATGA
- a CDS encoding SDR family oxidoreductase, producing MITGTRTGIGRSLAEHFLETGHDVIGCSRKPSAIDHPNYGHHQVDVTDLSQVKKMFRAVRKEHGHLDALINNAGTSTMNHFMTTPESVARDIFDVNFFAVLNCCREAVKLLRKSDEPSAAILNVSTIAVPWALEGHLAYSASKSAVEQLVRVMSKELSGFGVRVNAIGLPPVRTALTRTVAQSHIDALIERQAIRRMCTTSDITGPVEFLIGRQSSFVTGETLFLGGVH from the coding sequence ATGATCACCGGCACCCGGACCGGGATCGGCAGGTCACTTGCCGAACACTTCCTCGAGACCGGGCACGACGTCATCGGGTGCAGCAGGAAGCCGTCCGCCATCGACCACCCGAATTACGGGCACCATCAGGTCGACGTCACCGACCTCTCCCAGGTCAAAAAGATGTTCCGTGCAGTACGGAAAGAGCACGGTCACCTGGACGCGTTGATCAACAACGCGGGCACGTCCACCATGAACCACTTCATGACGACTCCGGAATCCGTCGCCAGGGACATCTTCGACGTCAACTTCTTCGCCGTCCTGAATTGTTGCCGCGAGGCCGTGAAACTGCTGCGCAAGTCGGACGAGCCGAGTGCCGCGATCCTGAACGTGAGCACGATCGCGGTGCCCTGGGCGCTGGAGGGGCATCTGGCCTACTCGGCCAGCAAGAGCGCGGTCGAGCAACTCGTCCGGGTCATGAGCAAGGAGCTGTCCGGCTTCGGTGTCCGGGTCAACGCCATCGGGCTGCCACCGGTCCGCACGGCGCTCACCCGGACGGTCGCACAGTCCCACATCGACGCACTGATCGAACGCCAGGCGATACGGCGCATGTGCACGACATCCGACATCACAGGGCCCGTTGAATTTCTCATCGGACGGCAATCGTCCTTCGTCACCGGCGAGACGCTATTCCTTGGGGGGGTGCACTGA
- the cmlS gene encoding chloramphenicol-biosynthetic FADH2-dependent halogenase CmlS, giving the protein MARSKVSIIGGGPAGCVAALTLQKLGHDVAVYERTRFPRYRIGESLLPGTMSILNRLGLQERIDAQNYVKKPSATFLWGQDQAPWTFSFAAPKVAPWVFDHAIQVKRDEFDQLLLDEARARGVTVVEEATVTDVDLSRPEGVALTVRQGDETTTVEGDFVIDAGGSGGPLVRKLGVRRYDEFYKNFAVWSYFTMEDPFKGDLKGTTYSITFEDGWVWMIPVKDDLYSVGLVVDRSKSAEVREMGADEFYRSTLAKCTQATELLAGADQADEVRIVHDWSYDTEVFSADRYFLCGDAACFTDPLFSQGVHLASQSAVSAAAAIDRITHNEEERDAVHAWYNRTYREAYEQYHQFLASFYTFASFTEPDSEFWRKRRITESDDDRLSRRQWFEKLTGNGQEESGTSVADFRDRASTMISIGKHQRPGLSDDFSEDELNAARVRWISDLTKRLNRITRFRWTGGKVLLKPHYRVEPLSFRLEQREILSNQEGLDMAHYSMDEEVRQVFQDLAEEEFGYKALVKRLGRVGKQELTTQIVLRLMEAGLLTGYDKNGDQVVVQGRLHFGGVGVEYEV; this is encoded by the coding sequence ATGGCACGATCGAAGGTGTCGATCATCGGCGGCGGCCCCGCCGGCTGTGTTGCGGCCCTCACCTTGCAGAAGCTCGGCCACGACGTCGCGGTGTACGAGCGCACCAGGTTCCCGCGCTACCGCATCGGCGAGTCCCTGCTGCCCGGCACGATGTCGATCCTGAACCGGCTCGGACTCCAGGAGAGGATCGACGCGCAGAACTACGTGAAGAAGCCGTCCGCCACCTTCCTCTGGGGGCAGGACCAGGCGCCCTGGACCTTCTCGTTCGCGGCGCCGAAGGTCGCGCCGTGGGTCTTCGACCACGCCATCCAGGTCAAGCGGGACGAGTTCGACCAGCTCCTGCTCGACGAGGCCAGGGCGCGTGGCGTCACGGTCGTCGAGGAGGCCACCGTGACCGACGTCGACCTCTCCCGCCCCGAGGGCGTAGCCCTGACGGTCCGGCAGGGCGACGAGACGACGACCGTCGAGGGCGACTTCGTCATCGACGCGGGCGGCTCGGGTGGACCCCTGGTCCGCAAGCTCGGAGTGCGCAGGTACGACGAGTTCTACAAGAACTTCGCGGTCTGGTCGTATTTCACGATGGAGGACCCGTTCAAGGGAGACCTCAAGGGCACGACGTACTCGATCACCTTCGAGGACGGCTGGGTCTGGATGATCCCGGTCAAGGACGACCTCTACAGCGTCGGTCTCGTCGTGGACCGCTCCAAGTCCGCCGAGGTGCGGGAGATGGGCGCCGACGAGTTCTACCGGTCCACCCTGGCGAAGTGTACCCAGGCCACCGAACTCCTGGCCGGAGCGGACCAGGCCGACGAGGTCCGGATCGTGCACGACTGGTCCTACGACACCGAGGTGTTCTCCGCCGACCGCTACTTCCTCTGCGGGGACGCCGCGTGCTTCACCGACCCGCTGTTCTCCCAGGGAGTGCACCTGGCCTCGCAGTCGGCCGTCTCCGCCGCCGCGGCGATCGACCGGATCACCCACAACGAGGAAGAACGCGACGCCGTACACGCCTGGTACAACCGCACCTACCGCGAGGCCTACGAGCAGTACCACCAGTTCCTCGCGTCCTTCTACACGTTCGCGTCCTTCACCGAACCGGACTCCGAGTTCTGGCGCAAGCGGCGGATCACCGAGTCCGACGACGACCGCCTGAGCCGCAGGCAGTGGTTCGAGAAGCTGACCGGCAACGGACAGGAGGAATCCGGCACCTCGGTCGCCGACTTCCGTGACCGGGCGTCCACGATGATCTCCATCGGAAAGCACCAGCGCCCCGGACTGAGCGACGACTTCTCCGAGGACGAGCTGAACGCAGCCCGGGTGCGCTGGATCAGCGACCTGACCAAGCGGCTCAACCGCATCACCCGGTTCCGGTGGACGGGTGGCAAGGTCCTGCTGAAGCCGCACTACCGGGTCGAGCCGCTCAGCTTCCGCCTCGAACAGCGCGAGATCCTCTCCAACCAGGAGGGGCTCGACATGGCGCACTACTCCATGGACGAGGAGGTCCGGCAGGTCTTCCAGGACCTCGCGGAGGAGGAGTTCGGGTACAAGGCGCTCGTCAAGCGGCTCGGCCGGGTCGGCAAGCAGGAGCTCACCACGCAGATCGTGCTCCGGCTCATGGAGGCCGGACTGCTCACCGGCTACGACAAGAACGGCGACCAGGTCGTCGTGCAGGGCCGGCTCCACTTCGGCGGAGTCGGCGTCGAGTACGAGGTCTGA
- a CDS encoding ATP-grasp domain-containing protein, producing MTEQATRRSDATLRDTAPVLLLVGSGFRPYREYILAAVSQHYRLWLLDSSEATWQLTYCEGATRVDTRDPEALREAAEALTTSLPVVGVFTYDESQVVFCARLAQDLGLPGSPPEAVSACRDKATTRAVLTAAGVPQPASRTVTNAEEALAAAEEIGYPVIVKARAMAGSAGVVRVDSAGEVADAFAAADGTDALGLSRHEENVLVEEFLTGPEISIDAVVHGGEVTPTVLARKRLGGAPYFVETGHDVDAQDPLLGDEDLMGQLQEIHRALGYVDGATHSEFKLTPRGPRLVEVNARLGGDLIPYVGLLASGVDPTVAAAHVAAGRKPDTTPEFRRFAGIRFLPPERTCEVVEVVVHEERFGPTIHETRVTARPGGRLAPPPEAFLTRYAHVVAVGEDQEQVLADLAAPERLVELRARALTD from the coding sequence ATGACTGAACAGGCCACCCGCCGTTCCGACGCCACGCTTCGGGACACCGCTCCCGTCCTGCTGCTCGTGGGCAGCGGATTCCGCCCCTACCGCGAATACATCCTGGCCGCCGTCTCCCAGCACTACAGGCTGTGGCTCCTGGACTCCTCGGAGGCGACCTGGCAGCTGACGTACTGCGAGGGTGCCACCCGGGTCGACACCCGCGACCCGGAAGCCCTGCGCGAGGCGGCGGAAGCGCTCACGACATCGCTGCCGGTCGTGGGGGTCTTCACCTACGACGAATCGCAGGTCGTCTTCTGCGCACGCCTCGCTCAGGACCTCGGCCTGCCCGGCAGTCCGCCCGAGGCCGTCAGCGCCTGCCGCGACAAGGCGACCACGCGCGCCGTACTCACCGCCGCCGGCGTGCCCCAGCCGGCCTCGCGCACGGTCACCAACGCGGAGGAAGCGCTCGCCGCGGCCGAGGAGATCGGGTATCCGGTGATCGTCAAAGCCCGCGCGATGGCCGGCAGTGCCGGGGTCGTGCGCGTCGACAGCGCCGGGGAGGTGGCCGACGCCTTCGCCGCCGCCGACGGGACGGACGCCCTGGGTCTGTCCCGCCACGAGGAGAACGTCCTGGTGGAGGAGTTCCTGACCGGGCCGGAGATCAGCATCGACGCCGTCGTCCACGGCGGAGAGGTCACGCCGACCGTCCTGGCCCGCAAGCGCCTCGGCGGGGCACCGTATTTCGTGGAGACCGGGCACGACGTCGACGCGCAGGACCCGCTGCTCGGCGACGAGGACCTGATGGGCCAGTTGCAGGAGATCCACCGCGCACTGGGCTACGTCGACGGCGCCACCCACTCCGAGTTCAAGCTCACTCCACGGGGCCCCCGCCTGGTGGAGGTCAACGCCCGCCTCGGCGGAGACCTGATCCCCTACGTCGGTCTGCTGGCCTCCGGCGTCGACCCCACGGTCGCCGCCGCCCACGTCGCCGCCGGCCGGAAGCCCGACACCACCCCGGAGTTCCGCCGGTTCGCCGGCATCCGCTTCCTGCCGCCCGAGCGCACCTGCGAGGTCGTCGAGGTCGTCGTGCACGAGGAGCGGTTCGGTCCGACGATCCACGAGACGCGCGTCACCGCGCGCCCCGGCGGGCGCCTCGCGCCCCCGCCGGAGGCCTTCCTGACCCGCTACGCGCACGTCGTGGCCGTGGGTGAGGACCAGGAACAGGTGCTGGCCGACCTCGCGGCCCCGGAGCGCCTGGTCGAACTGCGCGCCCGTGCCCTGACCGACTGA